Proteins encoded within one genomic window of Glandiceps talaboti chromosome 3, keGlaTala1.1, whole genome shotgun sequence:
- the LOC144433435 gene encoding heterogeneous nuclear ribonucleoprotein Q-like isoform X1, producing the protein MADTEMGANGEEMQQEEVQGQATDQEEPMESESYTRSEDYQKLVDAGLNETVSEALDKIYQTPETLSHGELDDRALEALKELNEEAALSVLKQFAESDLSHVNNKSAFLCGVMKTYRQRTKLKQAAAADARPGPDEAKLKEILDRTGYSLDVTTGQRKYGGPPPDWDGQPPSGEAEVRKGNQSDRQVFVGKIPRDMFEDEIVPLFEKCGKLWDLRLMMDPMSGLNRGYAFVTYCTREGAQEAVKQLDHHEIRKGKHLGVCISVANHRLFVGSIPKTKSKEEIMDEFNKHVGGLIDVIIYHMPEDRKKNRGFAFLHFDSHKAASLARRRLMSGRIEVWGNSNVTVDWADPQEEPDEETMSKVKVLYVRNLTPTVSEEKLKPMFEAFGPVERIKKLKDYCFVHFEERDHAVKALEEMNGKDVDGAALEISLAKPPSENKKKKERQQTRQMGRPRWEDNYMPPGPRGRGGMGPMRGGRGGYDRGGYDRDYYGYGGGYDDYYGYDDYRSSYEDPYYDNYYGGGGGGYGDRQDYGGYGGGYGREARGRGGFRGSGRGGAQQSQRGRSGYPMRGGAGGQGRGGRGGGGGFRGGQQGGRGRGRGAQGGGRGRGGGFAGKRKADSQNAGDSKRRFTQNQNSQNWGAQPIAQQPLDQDYGSGYGYGSGGDSQWYQDSFSQPWK; encoded by the exons ATGGCTGACACAGAAATGGGAGCGAATGGGGAGGAGATGCAGCAGGAAGAGGTGCAAGGACAGGCTACAGACCAGGAAGAACCTATGGAATCAGAATCCTATACACGGAGTGAAGATTACCAGAAATTAGTCGATGCTGGTCTCAATGAAACAGTGTCAGAAGCTCTTGACAAAATTTATCAAACACCAG AAACACTCAGTCATGGAGAATTAGATGACAGGGCGCTTGAAGCTCTCAAAGAACTCAATGAAGAGGCAGCACTATCAGTTTTGAAACAGTTTGCAG AGAGTGATTTGTCACATGTTAACAACAAGAGTGCCTTCCTTTGTGGAGTGATGAAAACATATAGACAAAGGACGAAACTCAAGCAAGCTGCAGCAGCTGATGCAAGGCCCGGCCCTGATGAAGCTAAACTAAAG GAAATTTTGGACAGAACGGGTTATTCCCTTGACGTAACCACAGGACAGAGAAAATACGGCGGACCACCACCAGATTGGGATGGACAACCACCATCTGGAGAAGCAGAGGTGAGGAAAGGAAACCAAAGTGACAGA CAAGTTTTTGTTGGCAAAATACCAAGAGATATGTTTGAAGATGAGATTGTCCCATTGTTTGAAAAGTGTGGCAAACTTTGGGATCTTAGGCTTATGATGGATCCAATGTCAGGTTTAAACCGTGGATATGCATTCGTCACTTACTGTACAAGAGAAGGAGCACAAGAAGCTGTCAAACAG CTTGACCACCACGAAATCAGGAAAGGAAAACATTTGGGTGTGTGTATATCGGTAGCCAATCACAGGCTGTTTGTCGGATCCATTCCAAAGACAAAGTCAAAGGAAGAGATTATGGACGAATTCAACAAACATGTTG GTGGTCTGATCGATGTTATTATTTACCATATGCCAGAGGATAGAAAGAAAAACAGAGGTTTTGCATTCTTACATTTTGATTCACACAAGGCAGCTTCTCTTGCAAGGAGGCGGTTAATGAGTGGTAGAATTGAAGTATGGGGTAACTCAAATGTCACAGTTGACTGGGCAGATCCACAAGAAGAACCCGATGAGGAGACCATGTCTAAG GTCAAGGTACTGTATGTGAGGAACCTGACACCCACTGTCTCTGAAGAGAAACTTAAACCAATGTTTGAAGCCTTCGGTCCAGTTGAGAGAATTAAGAAACTCAAAGACTACTGCTTTGTACATTTTGAAGAGCGAGATCATGCTGTTAAAGCTCTGGAGGAAATGAACGGAAAAGATGTTGATGGAGCCGCACTTGAGATTTCACTAGCCAAACCACCCTctgaaaacaagaaaaagaaagaaagacagcaAACTAGGCAAATGGGACGACCAAG GTGGGAAGATAATTACATGCCACCAGGCCCTAGAGGCAGAGGTGGAATGGGACCAATGCGTGGGGGCCGTGGTGGATATGATCGCGGTGGATATGACCGTGATTATTATGGATATGGAGGTGGCTATGATGATTATTATGGCTATGATGACTACCGTTCCTCCTATGAAGACCCCTACTATGACAACTACtatggaggtggtggtggtggttatggcGACAGACAAGATTATGGTGGTTATGGCGGCGGTTATGGTCGTGAAGCCAGGGGCCGTGGTGGTTTCCGTGGCAGTGGTCGTGGTGGTGCTCAGCAATCCCAGCGTGGTCGTAGTGGTTATCCAATgcgtggtggtgctggtggtcaAGGAAGGGGAGgacgtggtggtggtggcggatTCAGAGGTGGCCAGCAGGGAGGCAGAGGACGTGGTCGAGGAGCTCAAGGTGGTGGACGTGGTCGTGGTGGTGGCTTTGCTGGAAAGCGCAAGGCTGACTCACAAAATGCAGGTGACTCGAAACGCCGCTTTACCCAAAATCAAAACAGCCAGAATTGGGGAGCCCAACCAATAGCACAACAGCCTTTGGATCAGGATTACGGCAGTGGTTACGGGTATGGCTCTGGTGGTGACTCTCAATGGTATCAGGATTCCTTTAGCCAGCCTTGGAAGTAA
- the LOC144433435 gene encoding heterogeneous nuclear ribonucleoprotein Q-like isoform X2 yields the protein MADTEMGANGEEMQQEEVQGQATDQEEPMESESYTRSEDYQKLVDAGLNETVSEALDKIYQTPETLSHGELDDRALEALKELNEEAALSVLKQFAESDLSHVNNKSAFLCGVMKTYRQRTKLKQAAAADARPGPDEAKLKEILDRTGYSLDVTTGQRKYGGPPPDWDGQPPSGEAEQVFVGKIPRDMFEDEIVPLFEKCGKLWDLRLMMDPMSGLNRGYAFVTYCTREGAQEAVKQLDHHEIRKGKHLGVCISVANHRLFVGSIPKTKSKEEIMDEFNKHVGGLIDVIIYHMPEDRKKNRGFAFLHFDSHKAASLARRRLMSGRIEVWGNSNVTVDWADPQEEPDEETMSKVKVLYVRNLTPTVSEEKLKPMFEAFGPVERIKKLKDYCFVHFEERDHAVKALEEMNGKDVDGAALEISLAKPPSENKKKKERQQTRQMGRPRWEDNYMPPGPRGRGGMGPMRGGRGGYDRGGYDRDYYGYGGGYDDYYGYDDYRSSYEDPYYDNYYGGGGGGYGDRQDYGGYGGGYGREARGRGGFRGSGRGGAQQSQRGRSGYPMRGGAGGQGRGGRGGGGGFRGGQQGGRGRGRGAQGGGRGRGGGFAGKRKADSQNAGDSKRRFTQNQNSQNWGAQPIAQQPLDQDYGSGYGYGSGGDSQWYQDSFSQPWK from the exons ATGGCTGACACAGAAATGGGAGCGAATGGGGAGGAGATGCAGCAGGAAGAGGTGCAAGGACAGGCTACAGACCAGGAAGAACCTATGGAATCAGAATCCTATACACGGAGTGAAGATTACCAGAAATTAGTCGATGCTGGTCTCAATGAAACAGTGTCAGAAGCTCTTGACAAAATTTATCAAACACCAG AAACACTCAGTCATGGAGAATTAGATGACAGGGCGCTTGAAGCTCTCAAAGAACTCAATGAAGAGGCAGCACTATCAGTTTTGAAACAGTTTGCAG AGAGTGATTTGTCACATGTTAACAACAAGAGTGCCTTCCTTTGTGGAGTGATGAAAACATATAGACAAAGGACGAAACTCAAGCAAGCTGCAGCAGCTGATGCAAGGCCCGGCCCTGATGAAGCTAAACTAAAG GAAATTTTGGACAGAACGGGTTATTCCCTTGACGTAACCACAGGACAGAGAAAATACGGCGGACCACCACCAGATTGGGATGGACAACCACCATCTGGAGAAGCAGAG CAAGTTTTTGTTGGCAAAATACCAAGAGATATGTTTGAAGATGAGATTGTCCCATTGTTTGAAAAGTGTGGCAAACTTTGGGATCTTAGGCTTATGATGGATCCAATGTCAGGTTTAAACCGTGGATATGCATTCGTCACTTACTGTACAAGAGAAGGAGCACAAGAAGCTGTCAAACAG CTTGACCACCACGAAATCAGGAAAGGAAAACATTTGGGTGTGTGTATATCGGTAGCCAATCACAGGCTGTTTGTCGGATCCATTCCAAAGACAAAGTCAAAGGAAGAGATTATGGACGAATTCAACAAACATGTTG GTGGTCTGATCGATGTTATTATTTACCATATGCCAGAGGATAGAAAGAAAAACAGAGGTTTTGCATTCTTACATTTTGATTCACACAAGGCAGCTTCTCTTGCAAGGAGGCGGTTAATGAGTGGTAGAATTGAAGTATGGGGTAACTCAAATGTCACAGTTGACTGGGCAGATCCACAAGAAGAACCCGATGAGGAGACCATGTCTAAG GTCAAGGTACTGTATGTGAGGAACCTGACACCCACTGTCTCTGAAGAGAAACTTAAACCAATGTTTGAAGCCTTCGGTCCAGTTGAGAGAATTAAGAAACTCAAAGACTACTGCTTTGTACATTTTGAAGAGCGAGATCATGCTGTTAAAGCTCTGGAGGAAATGAACGGAAAAGATGTTGATGGAGCCGCACTTGAGATTTCACTAGCCAAACCACCCTctgaaaacaagaaaaagaaagaaagacagcaAACTAGGCAAATGGGACGACCAAG GTGGGAAGATAATTACATGCCACCAGGCCCTAGAGGCAGAGGTGGAATGGGACCAATGCGTGGGGGCCGTGGTGGATATGATCGCGGTGGATATGACCGTGATTATTATGGATATGGAGGTGGCTATGATGATTATTATGGCTATGATGACTACCGTTCCTCCTATGAAGACCCCTACTATGACAACTACtatggaggtggtggtggtggttatggcGACAGACAAGATTATGGTGGTTATGGCGGCGGTTATGGTCGTGAAGCCAGGGGCCGTGGTGGTTTCCGTGGCAGTGGTCGTGGTGGTGCTCAGCAATCCCAGCGTGGTCGTAGTGGTTATCCAATgcgtggtggtgctggtggtcaAGGAAGGGGAGgacgtggtggtggtggcggatTCAGAGGTGGCCAGCAGGGAGGCAGAGGACGTGGTCGAGGAGCTCAAGGTGGTGGACGTGGTCGTGGTGGTGGCTTTGCTGGAAAGCGCAAGGCTGACTCACAAAATGCAGGTGACTCGAAACGCCGCTTTACCCAAAATCAAAACAGCCAGAATTGGGGAGCCCAACCAATAGCACAACAGCCTTTGGATCAGGATTACGGCAGTGGTTACGGGTATGGCTCTGGTGGTGACTCTCAATGGTATCAGGATTCCTTTAGCCAGCCTTGGAAGTAA